The following is a genomic window from Desulfobacterales bacterium.
AAAGACTTTTTAGCCTATGCTTATGCCAACTGGACAGCCCCAGCACCTCAATACGTCATGTTGGTGGGCGATGCCACCTATGATCCCAAAGGCAACTGGAACATGGGCGATGCCACCGCCTATCTGCCCACCTATATGATCTACACCGACTTTAAGGGTGAAACAGTCACCGACCAGTGGTTTGTAACCTTCAGCGGTGAGGATGCCATCGCTGATATGTATATTGGCCGCCTGCCGGCAGCTGATGCTACCCAGGCGGCGGTGATGGTGGCCAAAATCATCGCCTATGAGAGCGCACTCAACACCCAGACCTGGCAAAACAATATGCTGCTGATTGCTGATAACCAGCGCCCGGGCAGCGCCTATGCTTACGAAGCCGCCTTTGAGGCCATCAACGAAGATGCCGCCGCCCTGATACCCGAAGCCATGGCCGATCCGTTCAGAGGCTATCTCAATGATTATGCCGCTACGGCCTTTTTAACCGATGACATCATCGATACCCTGAATGACGGGGCGCTGATCGCCAACTATGCCGGCCATGGCGCCACCCAGGTGCTGGCAGAAGAGCATATCTTTGATGCCGGTGATGTCTCGGCCTTAACCAACGCCGACCGGCTGCCCTTTTTTGTCTCCATGGCCTGTGAGGCGGGCTTTTTTGCCTATCCGGAAAACTGGGCCTTCCCCTCGTTGGCCGAAGCGCTGTTGCGTTCTCAAAACGGTGCGGTGGCAGCCCTGATGCCCACCGGCATGACTACCTCTGACGGCCAGCAGATCTTGGATGCCGCCCTGTTTGAAGCCATTTTTGTAAAAGACATCCGTCAGCTGGGGCCCGCCATTGCCGATGCCAAACAAACCCTTTTGGCCAATGGTGAAAGCGACTATGCCCAACTCAGCGATACCTTTTTGCTGTTTGGTGATCCGGCCACCAAGCTGAAGATCCCCTTGCCGCATGTACCTGGCGGAGTAAACGCGGACAAACAAGGCAACAAGGTACACCTCAGCTGGGATGCAGTCAAAGACTGCAACGACAGACCTGTGGCCGGCTACAACATCTATCGCGCTGCTTCGGCTGCAGGACCCTTTAGCAGAATCAACACGGAGCTGTCCACAGACAACCTCTATGTGGATAGCAGCGCAGTGGGCATGGCCGGCGGCGGCAGTGACAGCAGTTTTTATGCGGTCAGTGCGGTGGATGACACCGGTTTTGAAAGCGCCCACTCAACGGCAGTTAAACCTGCTTCGTATGCTGCATCTTCTGCATCAGCGATGTCTGGATGCTTTATATCAGCCACTCAACCGGCAGCGCCGTTACCCTGGATACTCTGGGTGCTGCTGATGGTCGCAGTGGCTACATATGTTTTGAAAAAACTGTCTGAGCGCTTTGCTATGAGAGCACTGTGATATAGGAGCGGCGCTTTGCGCCTTGAAGCCCAAAACCCTGAACTTATGAACCCATGAACGCTGAACCGAATAAAAAGATGGATGCCTTTGATGAATTAAAACAGGTGAAAACCCTGCTGGTCGATGACGATGAGTTTATTAGAAATTCCCTTGAGCTGGCCTTTAAAACCAAGGGCTGCCCGTTGCAGGTGGCCCAGAGTGCCGAAGAGGGTCTGAAAGCCATCAAGGAACAGCCGTTTGACATCATCATCAGTGATTTAAGGCTGCCGGGGATGAGTGGCCTGGATTTCTTAAAGCTGACCACCGTCACCCACCCGGATGCCATCCGCTTTTTAATTACCGCCTACCGTGATGAATGCACACTATCAAAAGCCGTTCGCAGCGGTATCCATCAATTTATTGACAAGCCTTTTTCTGCCAAAGCCTTCATTAATCTGCTGGCCGTCACCTTCAAACTAAAAAGAAAAGGGCGGCAACACGCAGTTCATTAATATTTCAATCCAATCGCTTATCTTTTTTGATGGCCCCTCTCTTCTACGCTCACAATCACCTCAATTTTATCTGTAGAACCTTGGAATTGACGATATATTTATTTTTAAAGCTATGCTGATGAGGAAGAAATTGCCGCTCGGGCGACTTTTTCCTTTATATTTGGTGTCAAAAGACACAAATTTGCCTACTTCGATCCCAAAATCAACCTCTCTCCATTTTAACTATTTGTAATTATTATTATTATTAACTTGGCCGAATTTGGCACAATGCCTGCAGAGCTGTTTTCAGACAATTTCTTTCCAAATAAAAATAGATAAATAAGCAATATTTTCAATAGATTAAAAAAATTAAGGGCCCTGCTGGTCGACGAAGATGAGTTCATCCGCGATGCACTCAAAATTGTTTTTGTCGCCAAAGGTTGCCCGCTTTAGGTCGCTGAATCTGTTGAAGATGGTCTTCAGCACAGTTTTTGATTACCGCCTATCGCGATGATCACATTCGGTCTGAAGCCCTACAAATCGGAATTCGGGGGTTTATCGCAAAACCCTTTTCAGTCAAAAAGCTCGTCAAACAACTGGACCTGGTCGTCAAAAACCAGGCGAAACATGACGCTGCGGTGGACTGCAGGACCGCATAGAAGGCTCCCGAAACAAATGATGACACTTACACGTACAAAAAAGAAAACTCATATACAGGGGCGGGGAGTGGGTAAGTTTGCATGCTTTTTTTTACTGATGGTAATCTGCACCGGACTCACAGCCGTACAGCCAGCCGAGGCTGCTTTTCCAGTTGTCCAGGCCATAAATACATCATCTGAACCTATCAATACAGCAAATCATACCGTTAATCTGCCCAGCAGTATCAGCTCAGGTGACCTCCTCATTGTTTTCTTTTCATGCGATGCCAATGAAACCGTAACCTGGCCTGGTGGTTGGACTTCCATTTTTCATCAAACGAATTCAAATACCCTCGATATCGGATATAAAATTGCTGACGGGGCAGAGGGTGCTGCAGTTACGGTTCTTACAGGCACTAATGAAAAATCGGCTCATCTTTCTTATCGAATAACCGGACATGATAGCGCACAGGCACCGCAAGCCTCAACCGGAGCAACCAGTACCAGCACCTCCCCCAATCCGGATTCACTGACACCGACCGGTGGGGCCAAAGATTATTTATGGATCGCCGTTGAAGGCAATGATGACGGTCGGGATTCGCCCAGCGTATACCCCAGTAGCTATACAAACGGGCAGACTAGTGCTCAGGGTTCTAGAGGTGGTGCCAATGTCGCGGTTGCTAGACGGGAGCTCAATGCTGCGAGCGAAGACCCTGGAGCATTCACCATTCCCAGTGAAGAATGGGTTGCCTGTACGGTTGCGGTTCATCCGATACTTATCCCCGACCTTAGCTGGACCACAGGGTCAGCCGACTTTAAAATATATCAGTCCTCAAACCTCACCTGGGATTCAGGAACTTTAGTGTGCTCCGGAAGTCTTAGCGATACGAACGGCGATACCATAGACTGTAATTCGGGAACCATTGCCAACTCCACCCAATACCGGGTGCAATTGGTATTGGATAATACCGGAACTGCAGATGCCACCATGGCATCTGGTGACTACGTGGATCACGTGGCGGTCAAAGGCGGCTGGGCCGGGACCTCACCCACCCTGGGCAATTGTGCATTTAATGATCTGGACAGCGATAATACTTCAACCACCTGTAGTGCGGCCTGGAATGCCACCAACAACGTGCGCATCACCAACACCGGCACCGAAGTCAAAATCGCCTATGCCGGCACCAACAATGCCGAAGGCTTTATGTATCTGATCACCACCGACAACGATGTGCCCGCCGCCCATACGGGCAGCTACATGAACGCCTCCATCGACACTATCACCGAGGATTCCAGTAAAATCAGCATCAGCGGGCCATCCAACCCTGCGCCCACCTGGGCCACGGGTTCAGCCGATTTTAAAATATACCAATCCTCAAACCTTACCTGGGATTCGGGGACCCTGGTGTGTTCCGGAACCCTTAACGACAATAACGCATCCACGATTGACTGTGATTCGGGTACGCTTGCCAACTCCACCCAATACCGGGTGCAGGTGGTCCTGGAAAATATCGGAACTGCCGATACCGAGATGTCCGGATCGGGTGAATACGTGGATCACGTGGCGGTCAAAGGCGGCTGGGCCGGGACCTCGCCTACTTTGGGCAATTGTGCGTTTAACGATCTGGACAGCGACAATGGTTCTACAACCTGCAGCGCGGCCTGGAACGCCACCAACAATGTGCGCATCACCAACACCGGTGGCGGCACCGTGAAAATCGCCTATGCAGCAACCAACAACGCCGAAGGGTTTATGTATCTGATTACCACCGACAGCGATGTGCCCGTTGGTGATTCGGGCAGCTATATGAACACTTCCATCGACAGTGTTACCCAGGATTCCAGCAAAATCAACATCAACGGTCCCCTGTCTGACCTCAGCTGGTCCATAGGTTCCCCTGAATTTATGATATATGAGTCCTCGAGCCTCACCTGGGATGCAGGGACCCTGGTGTGCGGCGGCATCCTTACCGATACCAACGGCGACACCATCGACTGCAAGCCCTTTACAATTGCAGACTCTACCCAATACCGGGTGCAGGTGGTCTTAGAAAATAACGGCGTTAATGATGCCAGGATGGCTGCCAGTGATTATATGGATCACGTGGCGGTCAAGGGCGGCTGGGCCGGGACCTCGCCCACTTTGGGCAACTGCGCTTTTTATGATCTGGACAGCGATAATACCTCTGCCACCTGCAGCGCGTCCATGAACGGCAATGATGTGCGCATCACCAATACCGGCACCGAGGTAAAGATCGCCTATGCCGATACCAACAATGCCGAAGGGTTTATGTATCTGATCACCACCGACAGTGATGTGCCCACATCAGATACCACCGGCTACATGAACGCCTCCATCGACACCGTCACCGAGGATTCCAGTAAAATAAGATTTAGCGGGCCCTCTCCAACTGTTCAGGACACAGCCAATTCTGCTCAAACCAGCAATACAGACACGCATACTGTTAGTTTGCCTTCAAATATCAGTGCTGGAGATCTCCTCATTGTTTTCTTTGCAGTCGATGCCAATCCAACGATTACCTGGCCTACAGCTGACGGTTGGGGTGTCATTTTTAGTCAAGCCAATGGAAACGTTAATAAACTCGAAATTGGATATAAAATTGCGGATGGGACAGAAGGTGCTTCAATTACGATTACCACAGACAGTACCCAAAATTCGGCGCATATCGCTAATCGCATAACCGGGCATGATCTATATGGGGCTCCGGAAGTTTCAAGCGGAGCAACCGGCAACAGTACCGCTCCCAATCCGGATTCACTGACACCCACTGGCGGTGCCAAAGATTACTTGTGGTTCGCCGTTGAAGGCAACGATGACGGCCGGGATCCGGCCAGCGCATACCCCGGCAGTTACACGGGCGGTCAGACAATGGCTAGTGGCGGGTCTGGCGGCACTAACGTCGCGGTTGCCAGGCGGGAGCTTAATGCTGTAAGCGAAGACCCGGGCACCTTCACCATTCCCAGTGAAACATGGGTCGCTTGCACAGTTGCCGTTCATCCAAGTACCGCGCCCACGGCTGTGGATCTGCTGTCTTTCAGCGCAAAAGGTGACGGCGCAGCAGTAAATGTGGAATGGCAGACCGCCAGCGAGACCGACAACCTGGGTTTTCACCTGTATCGCGCTACATCACCTTCCAGCCCCTATGAGCGGCTGACCGATAAGCTGATCTCCGCCACCGTCACCCCGGGCAAAGGCGGCACCTACAGCTACCTGGATACCGACGTTGCCGTCGGCACCCTGTATTATTACAAGCTGGAAGACATCGATGCGTATGGCAAGCACACCGAACACGGGCCCATCAGTGTCGACTGGGATGCGGACGGTATGCCCGATGACTGGGAGATCACCCACGGGCTCAACCCCTGGATCAACGATGCCGACCTGGACTATGACGGCGATGGGCTCTCCAATTTAGAAGAATACGAATACGACCTAGATCCGTTTAATGCGGATACCGATGGCGACGGCATCCCGGACGGCCAAGAAGACGGCCGTCTGCCCGCCAGAGAAGATCGCGGATCGCGCAGCATCGGCCCCGGTGTTGAAGTGCTGGCTGCTGATAGCAGCGGCATGACCCTGGTGCTCAATACCAGCGGCTTTGAAGCCGAAGTGGTCAACGCCAATAGCCAGGAATACGAGCAGCTGGCAGTTGCCGACTATGTGCACGGCTATACCGGCCAGGTGGGCGCTCCCCAGCTGCCGCTCAAAGGCCTGCTGATCGATGTGCCCGCTGGCAAAGCCGCTGAGCTGACCGTCATCAACAGTCAGGTTGAGCCCTACAGCGGCTACCGCATCTATCCGGTGCCTGAAACCGTTTTAGATGCTGCCGGCGGCATGGCGGCTGTGGGCAGCGCCTTTTACCAGGATGACCTGGCCTACAGCAGCGATGGGATTTACCCGGCTGCCATCGCAGCCCTGGGTGACAGTTATATCTTCCGTGATCAGCACAAGCAACAGGTCATTTTTTATCCGATCGGCTTTAACCCGGCCTCCGGCCAGCTGCTTTTGAATCGCAGAATCGAGCTGCGCATCGACTTTGTCGATGGCCTCTATGCGCAAGAGATTCCCACCGAGCAGATGCCCTGGCAGGTGCCTGATGGCAACCCCGGGGTGCTCTCACCGATTGCGCTGGGTCTGGCCGCAGCCCCGGCGCTGGTCAATCCCGCCAGCCCGCTGCTCTCAGCGCTGGGCGCAGCCATTACCGCCTGGTGGAGCCCGCCGGATGTGGCCGATAGGGATGTCTATAAAATCATCACCGACACAGAAGGCATTTACCGCATCTCCAAAGACTGGCTGGAAAGCTACGGGGTGGATACCACCACCATCAGCCTCAGTGCACTGCGGTTGTACCATCTGGGCGCAGAAGTGGCCATCGAGGTCTATGATCAAAACAGCGACGATCAAATGGATGCGGCCGACACCATCCACTTTTATGCCGCCCCCATCAGCCCGGTCTATACCAAATACAGCGATCAAAATGTCTACTGGCTCACCCTGTCGGGTGGCAGCGGTGCCCCGCTGCGCATGGCCACCATTGACGGCGACCGGCGCCGCGGCCGGCTGGCAGATGATTTTGCCGACACCGTCCATCATGAAAAAAACCAGGTCATCTGGCTAAGGGCACCGGGTGAAGATGACATCGAGCGCTGGTTTTTTAACACCTACGTGCAGGGCACCGAGCACAGTGGCGGCGGGCAGCCCAAATCCTTTACCATCAACGTGCCCGATCCGACCAGCAACGGCACTTTGACCATTTTAATGGCCGGTCAGACCAACACCAATCATGTGGTCGCTGTGGCCATCAACGGGGTGGAGCAGAGCTTTAGCTGGTCGGGGATCAGCTATTATGAGGCGATTGTTGAAGATGTGCCCCTGATGGATGGCGATAACACCGTCACCCTTCAGTGTTTGAGTGCCGATGGCAACGACTCCATTATCGTTGACTGGTTTAAGGTCAACTACTGGCGCAACTATGTGGCCCAGGGCGACACATTAACGTTTTCACCCGAAAGCGGCAGCCGTTACCGCATTGACGGTTTTAGCAGCGATACGGTGCTGGTCTATGACATCAGCGACCCGGTCGATGTCGCCAAAATCGAAAACGCCCAGATCAGCGGCAGCAACCCCTATTCAGTGGAGTTTCGACCCGACAAAGGCGGTGACACCTATTTGGCGCTCACGGCTGACACTGCCCAGATCCCCGTAGAGCTGATCCAGGATAGGGCGTCAAACCTGGCCGATAACGCCAACAGCGCCGACTATATTCTGATCACCCACGGTGAAGTGGGTTGGGATGCCAATGGGGATCAGCTCGCCTGGTTAACCGATCTGATCGCTCATCGTGAAGACCAGGGCTTGCGTGTTTTTGTGGCTGATATTGAAGACATTTATGATGAGTTTAGCTTTGGTATTCAAAGCCCCCGGGCGGTCAAAGACTTTTTGGCCTATGCCTACAGCAACTGGACAGCCCCAGCCGCGCAACATGTGGTGCTGGTGGGCGATGCCACCTATGACCCCAAAGATAACTGGAACATGGGTGATGCCACCGCCTATCTGCCCACCCATATGATCTACACTGGCCTCAAGGGCGAGACGGTCACCGATCATTGGTTTGTGACCTTCAGCGGCAAGGATGCGATGGCCGATATGCACATTGGCCGCCTGCCGGCCGCCAATGAAGCTCAGGCAGCGGTGATGGTGGCCAAGATTATTGCCTATGAAAATGCCACCACCCCTGAAAGCTGGCAAAACAACATGCTACTGGTGGCCGACAACCAAAGAGAGGGGTCAGAGTATGCCTATGAAGTCGCCTTTGAAACCATCAACGAAGATGCCGCGGCGCTGATTCCTGAGGCCATGGCCGATCCGTTCAGATTCTATCTGAATGATTATACGGCCACCGCCTACTTAACCGATGACATTATTGACGCCATCAATGACGGGGTGCTGATGGTCAACTATGCCGGCCACGGCGCCACCCAGATTTTGGCTGAAGAGCACATCTTTGATGCCGGTGATGTCTCGGCACTGAACAACAGCGACCGGCTGCCTTTTTTTGTCTCCATGGCCTGTGAGACCGGCTTTTTCGCCTACCCGGAAAACTGGTTTTACCCCTCACTGGCCGAAGCCCTGCTGCGCTCGCAAAACGGTGCGGTGGCCGCGTTTATGTCCACCGGCATGACCGCTGTCGAAGGCCAGCAAATCCTGGATGCCGCCCTTTTTGAGGCCATCTTTACCAAAGACATCCGCCACATAGGGCCGGTCATTGCACATGCCAAACAAACCCTTTTGGCCAATGGGGAAAGCGGCTTTACGGAGATCAGTGACACCTTTTTGCTGTTTGGTGATCCGGCCACCAAACTGAAGATCCCCTTGCCGCATATGCCCGCCGGGGTCAATGCCACCACCAAACCC
Proteins encoded in this region:
- a CDS encoding response regulator, with the translated sequence MNAEPNKKMDAFDELKQVKTLLVDDDEFIRNSLELAFKTKGCPLQVAQSAEEGLKAIKEQPFDIIISDLRLPGMSGLDFLKLTTVTHPDAIRFLITAYRDECTLSKAVRSGIHQFIDKPFSAKAFINLLAVTFKLKRKGRQHAVH
- a CDS encoding C25 family cysteine peptidase — encoded protein: MGKFACFFLLMVICTGLTAVQPAEAAFPVVQAINTSSEPINTANHTVNLPSSISSGDLLIVFFSCDANETVTWPGGWTSIFHQTNSNTLDIGYKIADGAEGAAVTVLTGTNEKSAHLSYRITGHDSAQAPQASTGATSTSTSPNPDSLTPTGGAKDYLWIAVEGNDDGRDSPSVYPSSYTNGQTSAQGSRGGANVAVARRELNAASEDPGAFTIPSEEWVACTVAVHPILIPDLSWTTGSADFKIYQSSNLTWDSGTLVCSGSLSDTNGDTIDCNSGTIANSTQYRVQLVLDNTGTADATMASGDYVDHVAVKGGWAGTSPTLGNCAFNDLDSDNTSTTCSAAWNATNNVRITNTGTEVKIAYAGTNNAEGFMYLITTDNDVPAAHTGSYMNASIDTITEDSSKISISGPSNPAPTWATGSADFKIYQSSNLTWDSGTLVCSGTLNDNNASTIDCDSGTLANSTQYRVQVVLENIGTADTEMSGSGEYVDHVAVKGGWAGTSPTLGNCAFNDLDSDNGSTTCSAAWNATNNVRITNTGGGTVKIAYAATNNAEGFMYLITTDSDVPVGDSGSYMNTSIDSVTQDSSKININGPLSDLSWSIGSPEFMIYESSSLTWDAGTLVCGGILTDTNGDTIDCKPFTIADSTQYRVQVVLENNGVNDARMAASDYMDHVAVKGGWAGTSPTLGNCAFYDLDSDNTSATCSASMNGNDVRITNTGTEVKIAYADTNNAEGFMYLITTDSDVPTSDTTGYMNASIDTVTEDSSKIRFSGPSPTVQDTANSAQTSNTDTHTVSLPSNISAGDLLIVFFAVDANPTITWPTADGWGVIFSQANGNVNKLEIGYKIADGTEGASITITTDSTQNSAHIANRITGHDLYGAPEVSSGATGNSTAPNPDSLTPTGGAKDYLWFAVEGNDDGRDPASAYPGSYTGGQTMASGGSGGTNVAVARRELNAVSEDPGTFTIPSETWVACTVAVHPSTAPTAVDLLSFSAKGDGAAVNVEWQTASETDNLGFHLYRATSPSSPYERLTDKLISATVTPGKGGTYSYLDTDVAVGTLYYYKLEDIDAYGKHTEHGPISVDWDADGMPDDWEITHGLNPWINDADLDYDGDGLSNLEEYEYDLDPFNADTDGDGIPDGQEDGRLPAREDRGSRSIGPGVEVLAADSSGMTLVLNTSGFEAEVVNANSQEYEQLAVADYVHGYTGQVGAPQLPLKGLLIDVPAGKAAELTVINSQVEPYSGYRIYPVPETVLDAAGGMAAVGSAFYQDDLAYSSDGIYPAAIAALGDSYIFRDQHKQQVIFYPIGFNPASGQLLLNRRIELRIDFVDGLYAQEIPTEQMPWQVPDGNPGVLSPIALGLAAAPALVNPASPLLSALGAAITAWWSPPDVADRDVYKIITDTEGIYRISKDWLESYGVDTTTISLSALRLYHLGAEVAIEVYDQNSDDQMDAADTIHFYAAPISPVYTKYSDQNVYWLTLSGGSGAPLRMATIDGDRRRGRLADDFADTVHHEKNQVIWLRAPGEDDIERWFFNTYVQGTEHSGGGQPKSFTINVPDPTSNGTLTILMAGQTNTNHVVAVAINGVEQSFSWSGISYYEAIVEDVPLMDGDNTVTLQCLSADGNDSIIVDWFKVNYWRNYVAQGDTLTFSPESGSRYRIDGFSSDTVLVYDISDPVDVAKIENAQISGSNPYSVEFRPDKGGDTYLALTADTAQIPVELIQDRASNLADNANSADYILITHGEVGWDANGDQLAWLTDLIAHREDQGLRVFVADIEDIYDEFSFGIQSPRAVKDFLAYAYSNWTAPAAQHVVLVGDATYDPKDNWNMGDATAYLPTHMIYTGLKGETVTDHWFVTFSGKDAMADMHIGRLPAANEAQAAVMVAKIIAYENATTPESWQNNMLLVADNQREGSEYAYEVAFETINEDAAALIPEAMADPFRFYLNDYTATAYLTDDIIDAINDGVLMVNYAGHGATQILAEEHIFDAGDVSALNNSDRLPFFVSMACETGFFAYPENWFYPSLAEALLRSQNGAVAAFMSTGMTAVEGQQILDAALFEAIFTKDIRHIGPVIAHAKQTLLANGESGFTEISDTFLLFGDPATKLKIPLPHMPAGVNATTKPKGVAISWQPSSDSNQEPVAGYNVYRADSASGPYSKINIGLVTDSAYVDTGSSIAAASGNVVSGSSYYKVSAVTDSGFESIQSLAVKPASAGGSSSGGGGGGCFISSATSTVTVKVSWMVLIVIGAVVIFGVRFQEKKKD